The genomic window GGTTCCAGTGCGCATCTTCTGAGGTGTAGTGGCATTGTGTTTACCAGCAAGAATGAGGGGGCTCACCTGATCGTGTGCGGTCATCAGGGCCCCATTGATTTTTGGCCAGGGACCGGGAAATGGAAAGGGCGCAAAGCGCGGTTGACGGGTATGGGGGTGCGTAATCTGATTGAAAATATCAAGAACGGACGCCTATAACTGAGGGCAGGGCGCCCGAGATTGGCATCGTGGCCAGGCGAGGCGCCGAGCGAGTCTTGCTCTCAACTGAGAAAAGGAGCACGACGGTATGATCTCGATTGCCAAGGCCTTGACGCCTGAACAGCAGACAATTCAGAAGCTGCAAGTCACAGTGGGGAGTCGGGTCTATCTTGAAAGAGTGCAACTCTCATTCGGGATAGCTATGATGGCATACAGCTTGGCAGGGGCTTTGCCATATCGCTCATAAGAGGGGCCGAGAAGGCTCAGCTGGACAATGGAGTGTTCATGTCGGAAGTACAGTCTGGAATGTACGATGCGAGATTCAAGCGCTGTCGGGAGGCTGGCTTAAGCGTTGATGACGCGATAACTGAGATCACCGATCAGTACCTCGACGGCAAGCCGGCTAGGCGGAGCAAGAAAAACCCCATTAAGGCGAGCGAGCGCGATACAGCTTTCTGGACTAGTGACTTCCTTGCACAACTAACGCCAGATATCTGTGCATCCAATTCATTCGTACTGGCGCTTGCGCGTTACTTTGCTCAGGATGTGGTTTCCAATCGATCATTGCTGTTGCGCATAGCAGCGCTTGTACCTTCGGCCGTCAGGCGAGCCATTCGTTACTCGCGGCTGGTAATGAGGCCTGATTCGAAAAGCTGGAGAGAGGTTGAGGCGCTGGCTGACAGCGATCCCGATCAGTTTGGTGCACTGGTCGCCATTTGCCGTCGGTTTCATATAGCGCACCAGGACCGTTTATCGCTGCTGGAAGAGTCCCGGTCTCCACTTGCACGTCTGACACCATTGGAATTACTTTCATATTCTAGCCTCTACGCGTTCGAGTACCTGATTCCGACTGAAAAGGTGCTAGGTCAGGGGGCTGGCTCCGATAACGAGATGGAAGATCACTGGTATGCGTTCAATGACATCCTGAAGTGGAAGCTGGAATCGTTTGATTGTAGTGCTCTCAATCTATCGGTATCCGATATCGGTCGGTCGCTACAGCAGCATATGTCGCCGTTCCTGTTTCCGTCACCCGAGCACTCCGGCCAACACCTAGTCATCTACCCGTCTTTCGTAAAGCTCGTCGCGGCGCAGCTCGAGTACAACAGTTTCATGTCCCAGTCGATCGACGCATTCTGTTACGACGACAGTATCCGCTTCAAACTGGTGGGTAATGACTTGACCATCGTTGAGGTGGATGTCGAAGAACGACAGCGATGGAAGCGTGGCGGTGAGAAGCTCGCAAGGCTGCACCAGTACTGGTATTACCGTGCAGTGGCTGAGTTTTCCCGGTCAGGCATGGAGGGGAAGGTAATAGGGCTTCCTGAGAACCACGAGCGCAATCAGGCAGCAGTCATCAAGACATTACGGATTCAGCTTCAGCTAACCGAGGTGTTCGGGTTAAGCGATCACCTGCTGACGGACAGCGGGCTTCGCGTGGATCTGTATCAAGCCCTACTGTCAATGGAGCTAATGACTGCGTTTTACAATGCAGCCTTTATAGAGCCATTCAATCGCTATCTCGATGAAACCGGACACTGGTGTAAAGCGCTGTGCCTTCTGGCAATCGAAGGCCTTCAGGATGGGATGCAGAACCGATTTCCCATCACGTTCTCGGACCGCAAAGAAAAGATTGAAGCCATACGTGGCTGGACCGTGAACGAGGCCCTACCCAAGGGCAGCCTGAAAGCGGCAGAAGCCATACTCGATTTCTGGACCTCGGACTTGAAAGAACGGGCCGCCCAATTACGCGACAAGCGCCACGGCCCGATACCAGAACTCCATGAACGGCCGGTGCTGAAAATGGGCCGTTTCCTGTTTCAGTTACCGTGGCTGATGGCGTTCCAGAACAATTCTACGGCGGCACTTAACAACCTGCGCCGTATTGGGGGGCGAAGACAGGAAACCCGGGATGAGACCCAGCGTATCGAGACACGGCTGGCGGAGCAGTTTGCTGCGCGTGGATTCAGAGTCGTAGCGAATTATCAGCCCCCTAAAACGGATGACTATGATCCGGGTGAAATCGATCTGATCTGCCAGCGGGATGGTCACCTGCTAGTGCTGGAGATCAAGTCTACCTTCTTGCGCAGTTCGCAGTTCGATGCCTGGCTGCACAAAACACAGACGCTGCGTAAAGCCGGGACGCAAGTAAAGCGGAAGGTCGAAGCTGTTACCGAGGTGTTGAAGACCGATATGACCCTGGCAACTAGTCTGGGACTGGAGAACGACGCTGATGGCCTGAAAATCCATGGCTGGATTGTAGATACGTCGATTGAACACGACCATGAGCGTTTCTCGGGCTTTCTGAAGGTTTCGCTCGAGGAGGTCCTGATTGCCCTGTGGGATGATGCGTATTATCTGAATGACCCGGCTGGCATGTTTCTAAATCCACCGGTACTGGAAGCGAAGCCTGCGGAGGCAGGGCAGGAATTTGGATCGCTTTATCAAAACGGTATTTCCGGCCGGGACTTCGTTAGCGTAATCGAGCAGGAAACTGTCTGGAATGCGACAAGTTAACTGGGTTAAATTAATGATTGTTTGCTGGTTTTTCCGATATTTCTGATGCTGCTGATTTATTGAGTGGTATGACTGTGTGCTGCAGAGATATCTGTTTGCTGTCGACCCAAAGCGGACATTGCCTGCTACCGCGCCCTGTGCATAACTCACCCTCAAAGCCTGTGCGCTTATACAGCGTATTGGACGCCATACGGCCTTATTGCGCGTTTTACAGCATTCATGTGCTCGTTTCTGACTGGTATTAGGAGCAAAAATGTTACAGTATCAATGCCTTATGGATTGGGGCCTGTTAAATACTGCGCACGGCCTAGTACGAAAATATGCATGCACGTTTTCAACGGAGGAGAATGGCTGTGAATTCTCAAATATTGTTTCTTTTTGGTCGCTTAGGCTTTCTTAACGCTATCTTGGTCTGCGCGTAAACGAGCATGTGCAGTATTTAAATGTAATATATCTAAGGAGATTTTATGACTAATCAACCACTAAATAGTAGTGACCAGAGTAAAATTTTGATATTTGGTTTGCTCATGCTGCCATCCTTAGGGTTTCTTGTAGGAGTAATTCCCGCTTTGTTTTTAGTATTTGGGATATTCATGATGAAGAAAAATGAAGATTTTTCTCATGTGGCTACAGCAGTTAGAAACTTTCGAGGTTATGTATCACTTATTTTGATCGCCTGTTTAATCGTGGCAGCGTACAGCGCAACTACTTTAAACGAAGAAGACTACTGGGATCGTCAGGACGAAGAGCTCTATTTTTCTCTAGCATTCGCTGGAACTTGTATAGCCTATTTGATTTTTGTGAAATTTCTTTTTATCAATCCACTTGATCGGCACAGCGAGTGGGTAGAGATTAATGGCATATTTTCTAGAAAGCCAAAGAGCCCCACTGAATCTGTAGCTTTAGGAGAAGTAGATATTATCAAGGGAGAAAAGCTCAAACAATATTCAGTAGCAGATGAGCTTATAAAATGGGCAAAGCTGAAGGAAGATGGCCATATCTCCGAGGGGGAGTTCAACGAAGCCAGGAAAAAGCTTCTAAAGCGGGCATAGGAATTTATGAATATATATGAAAAGCAATTCGAATTACAGCAAGGCACTGCAGCATATTGGCATAGCAAGTCTCATGACCTGCTGGTGTCAGCTCGGACGCTGTGGCTTGCAATGCAAGAAAATCGGAACTTAGAAGTGAGTTGTTGGGCTACCTATAAAATGTTAATTGGAATGTCCTTCGAGCTTGTTTTCAAGGCTCATTGTGTCGGTAGAAAAACTGATTTTAGGAAAAATCACAAGCTGTCCGAACTTGCTTCGACGGCAGGTATTTCAATAACAGACGAGGAAAAATCAATTTTAGATATATTGACGGAGTATATTATTTGGGTGGTCGGTATCCCACCCCAAAGTTTCCTCAACACCTCAGAGACCATTGGAAAAGTCAAAATGAGGTGCTTATAGAGGAAGTCCAGCTAGGAAGTTTGAAAGGTGGTAAAGCCAATGGAAAGTTGGATTTTGAATGCCTTCAGCCAATTTGGCGGAGATTGTCTGACGCTTATCTAGCTGCGTACAGTTGAAATATAACAGCGGGCTAAAATTCATTCCGGCGACAAAAGCGTGGCCTCCACCGAACTCGCTAATGATCGCCGCCTAACCGGACGTTAGGTACTAATCGCGCAACGTCCGCTTTGTGCCGTAGCGACCATCATGGCGATCAGAGTGTCGTAGCGTTGATCGCTACAAGCTACCATAGATGCAAAGGCTTAACCATCAGATCACAGGATATTAAAATGGCAAAGGATACATCGTCGAAGTCATGGGCCGTCCCTGGTAGCGTTGGCTGGCATAACAGCCAGGCATCAAGCTACTGGGATCGCATGCTGTCTATCGAAGAGGTTGCCTGTGTCCTGGGCGTCAGGATCACCGAGTTGAAGCATGCCGTGCAGCATAACCTGCCGCTGAAGGGGAAGAATCCGCCGGCCCTGAATCGTGTGACGAAAGGGAAGATGTACTTTGAAGGATGCGCTGTTAAAGCCTATATCGATAATTGATCAATACGACGTATTCGCACAGGGTCAAATGGCAGTCTGAAGCGTACACCGCACTCAGCATGATGGCCCACCCGCCGTGGGCGGAGTGGCAACTTCACAGCGTTACCCTGAAGGCGCCACAGTTCAGGGTAACGTGGCCTGATGCTGCCAAGCCCCTCAGTACTTTCAATTTTTAATTCGTATTTGCGCCATATCCCACTTGATCAGCGCACGGCTTAACCGTTGGTTAGGCATTCGTACCGAGCCAGAAACCCGTTTCAGCATATCTACGGCGCCTTTTTGGCCCCTTCAAACCGTAACGCTTCTATTTGTGAATAGTCTTCCAGTACCACTGGGTTGGCCCTGCAGAGGTTGATGTCTTCCACGTCAAGCGGGGCTGTCGGCACCTGCATGAGTTGCAGCAGGTAGATCGCCGTGGCAGCGCGGGTTTTAATGCACAGCACCTCGTCGCTGAAACAGCGTTCGTGCCGGATAAGTGCCTGCTGTTCTGGCGTCAGCCCGGGGTTGGGGATCAGTCTTAGTTCAACCTCCCGCTGCCAGAGCCTATCGTGCGTCGGATCCTCCAGCCGGGGGCCAAGTATTTCGCCGCACGCCAGAATCCTCCCGAGCAGGAAGTCGCGATAATCCCGGTTTTTCTCGCAGAAGGCACGCAGGTGCCAGCGGTAGCCACTGGAGACCAGTGAGTGCGGAGCTATGATCCGTTCTTCTCCCTTTGGGCTGGTCATGGAGGCATAGGTCAGCTCCAGCCGCTGGCCTGTCCGGCAGGCTTCGACTACTTGACGCACGATACGTGGTTCTGCCCGGCGCTGGGGTGGACGAATAACGCAGGTGTGGCTTTGTGACAGGGCGATGCGTTCAACAAAGCCCTCAAGGAAGCTGTGTGAATCCAGCAGGTTCAGGTATTCATCTACGGTACCAGTCGTGAAGTGCGGGGTGAAGTTTACGGAAGGTATATAGCCCTTCAGATGAGCGTCGTAATCGAGGTTCTCCGGTACCATCTGCTTGTATTGATTGATATCCCGGGAGGCCTGCTGACGCTTGATGCCAAAGGTGTTGCACAGGTGATTGGTTGTCAGGCGCCCCTCCCACAGGGCAATGATCTCGATATAGCGATAACGCAGTAACACTTCCCACTTCAGATCTTTCAGTGCCGTCAGCATCCTACCTGTCCCTTTCAGGGTACATGTCCTGTTAAGGGGACATATACATGTATACAAATCTTACATGTGATCAAAAGATAACCTAGTATTGGGCTCTCAACAACGGTTGATGGATAACGGAGGCGGTGATGTTTTCAAAACATGCCACACAACGTATGCAGCAGCGCGGTGTTTCAGGCCTGATGGTTGATCTGCTGATCGACTATGGCGCAGTCGACTACCACCGTGGCGCACAAGTGATCTGGCTCGACAAGCGTGGCTGGCGACAGCTATGCCGGGAGCTGCCCTGTACCAGGCAAGTGCTCGACAAGGTGCGCCGCTGCTACCTGGTTATGGCGGCTGGCATCGTGGTCACCGTTGGGCACAAGACCTGCCACTTCAAGACAAAACGTCACTGAAGCTTTCAAACCGAGGCGATGACCATGGCGATGCTGCTTATATTGGTTGGTTTGGCCGTCATGATGGATCACCCCTTTTGGGGTGAGCTAATCGCGGGGCTTGGGGTGCTGGCTGCAAGTAACCCGAGCGAAGCTGACACCTGTGCGATCGGTATTGTCGGCGTAGTCGGAGGGTTGTTTCTGCTCTATGTCCTGCACTCGTGCTCAAGTGCAATGCACCAGACCGGTCTTGGCGGATAGTTAAACCAACTCGGCTGATCCTGAAAAATGATAAGAACGGAGAAACTCCCATGGCTAGTCAATGGACTTACGCAAAGCTGGAAGGGCTGGGTCGTACCCGGTTGTCGGAAAACTTTTTTATGCGGGAGTTTTTGCACTCCGAGATCGCCCAGGCCCATGGCTTAACCAACGCGCCGGAAAACCCGGAGCTGGCGATCGCGGCAGGTACACAGCTGTGCGAGCAGGTACTGGAGCCAATCCAGGCGGCCTGGGGCAAGGTCCATATTCGGTCCGGTTATCGATCGCCCGAGGTCAATGCCCTGGGCAACAGTGCAAAAATGAATTGCGCCAGCAACGAGAGCAATCGGGCTGCCCATATCTGGGATGCGCTGGACGCTAGCGGCCAGATGGGTGCAACCGCCTGCATTGTTATACCCGCCTGGCTGGATCAGTTCGAAAAGACGGGCGACTGGGCGTCACTGGCCTGGTGGATTCATCATCAGGTGCCCGGCTACTACGAGATGGTGTTCTTCAAGAACCTCTGCGCCTTCAATATCCGCTGGTACCAGGGCAATGATGGCAACAAGACCATCCGCTCCTTCCTACCGAACCCTGATACGGGTGATAAAGCAGCTTTGCTCAGCAGGGGGCAGGTCCATTCGTATTACGCGTTAATGCCTGAGGCACAGCGCTGTGCAGGGGCCCAAGTCATGATCAATTCGATACTTGCTGTTTAAGGTCCAAATGGCGGCTATGCTCTATTTCACTCGCAAGTG from Marinobacterium aestuarii includes these protein-coding regions:
- a CDS encoding helix-turn-helix transcriptional regulator; protein product: MLTALKDLKWEVLLRYRYIEIIALWEGRLTTNHLCNTFGIKRQQASRDINQYKQMVPENLDYDAHLKGYIPSVNFTPHFTTGTVDEYLNLLDSHSFLEGFVERIALSQSHTCVIRPPQRRAEPRIVRQVVEACRTGQRLELTYASMTSPKGEERIIAPHSLVSSGYRWHLRAFCEKNRDYRDFLLGRILACGEILGPRLEDPTHDRLWQREVELRLIPNPGLTPEQQALIRHERCFSDEVLCIKTRAATAIYLLQLMQVPTAPLDVEDINLCRANPVVLEDYSQIEALRFEGAKKAP
- a CDS encoding D-Ala-D-Ala carboxypeptidase family metallohydrolase translates to MASQWTYAKLEGLGRTRLSENFFMREFLHSEIAQAHGLTNAPENPELAIAAGTQLCEQVLEPIQAAWGKVHIRSGYRSPEVNALGNSAKMNCASNESNRAAHIWDALDASGQMGATACIVIPAWLDQFEKTGDWASLAWWIHHQVPGYYEMVFFKNLCAFNIRWYQGNDGNKTIRSFLPNPDTGDKAALLSRGQVHSYYALMPEAQRCAGAQVMINSILAV
- a CDS encoding SHOCT domain-containing protein: MTNQPLNSSDQSKILIFGLLMLPSLGFLVGVIPALFLVFGIFMMKKNEDFSHVATAVRNFRGYVSLILIACLIVAAYSATTLNEEDYWDRQDEELYFSLAFAGTCIAYLIFVKFLFINPLDRHSEWVEINGIFSRKPKSPTESVALGEVDIIKGEKLKQYSVADELIKWAKLKEDGHISEGEFNEARKKLLKRA